From one Perca flavescens isolate YP-PL-M2 chromosome 4, PFLA_1.0, whole genome shotgun sequence genomic stretch:
- the plch2b gene encoding 1-phosphatidylinositol 4,5-bisphosphate phosphodiesterase eta-2 yields MYSSGMNSTPAMAPLSPGLSGTPPHSSLSPKKTTFQSLGSLSSGMFSPSHAKGSSHQAKQVSSPFNSSTQSIMSSPKLWQKASISRLAEEFFWIGGSVVAQPIWRLGQIVERCMCTMQTGTQMTKLKGKKKGLVRFFYLDEHKSCIRWRPSRKHDKAKITIDSIHEVCEGKKSEIFRRYADNRFDPNYCFSIYYGERVKSLDLVSTNAEEARTWITGLKYLMAGISDEDSLARRQRTRDQWLQQTFSEADKNGDGTLSIGEVHHLLHKLNVNLPKQKVRQMFQEADTDDNQGSLGFEEFCSFYKIISTRRDLYLIMISYSNQKEVLDLHDLAHFLENEQKMRGLVKEYLVDIVTKFEPCPENLQRMVLGIDGFTNYLRSPAGDIFNPEHNQVNQDMTQPLNNYFIATSHNTYLTGDQLLSQSRVEMYAYVLQAGCRCVEVDCWDGPDGEPIIHHGYTLTSKILFKDVIETINKYAFTKSPYPVILSIENHCTVPQQKKMAEYLREVLQDKLDLSSVNVNECKKLPSPEILKGKVLVKGKKLPANLDPDAEEGDVSDEDTGDEEEEEEADDDDDDITQEGNIVTSTNKTKKKSRFGRSIIRSFKRKRKKRIRVKNKTMSDGESDHSKERTQIVYHPKKRKTMRLSRALSDLVKYTKSVRVHDIETQAFVNSWQVSSLNETVMNQILQLKPGELVRFNQRQLLRVYPSNYRVDSSNFNPQPYWNAGCHMVAMNYQTEGRMLELNRAKFSTNGNCGYILRPKCMCKAAFNPMLEDPLPGHRKTQLVLKIISGQQLPKPKDSMFGDRGEIIDPFVEVEIIGLNVDYSKQQTRVVDDNGFNPMWEETLVFNILMPQIALVRFQVWDHDPIGRDFIGQRTVAFRSMMPGYRHVYLEGMAESSIFVHVAINDTTGKIKPTNAVQAARKHIQKAAQKHMKGPQRQTSLDFSVQSSEDGRALYFRKDLDTISQDSRNGEMFPLVHGPAAAKDAIHKGAMSEPVRRAHRVKIHEPPETRRGIFSRMSSTDSHHRGTAPCARADSFDLETSPQASCPDGLAPDSQNPIPEELENETDESPESTCAGQEKVQMSEPQQPEESEELPTEPEPDKVIAIEPEQPTQTQSLTDSVPHPWFQPVPQYPLQHEALSSSLISPPSPARVRRTLEASATPRPSTPIRTKARSRSCPRKPTTSPQTPMVNRKPAFNWQTQQAQKYNSYSSQARPIPNGLCLSDRTSSSSDGSTDSLEFVPSCVPSGAEQREGTLQREMKALFDQRMREIHCKSPLFLND; encoded by the exons ATGTACAGCTCAGGGATGAACAGCACCCCAGCTATGGCACCTCTGTCTCCAGGGCTGAGTGGCACCCCACCACACTCCTCTCTGTCACCCAAGAAGACCACCTTTCAGTCTTTAGGATCTCTGTCATCAGGAATGTTCTCCCCATCACATGCTAAGGGCTCCTCTCATCAGGCGAAACAGGTCTCGAGTCCCTTTAATTCGTCCACCCAGTCCATTATGAGCTCTCCAAAACTCTGGCAGAAAGCATCCATCTCCAGACTCGCTGAGGAGTTTTTCTGGATTGGTGGCAGTGTGGTCGCACAGCCGATTTGGAGACTGGGTCAGATAG TGGAAAGGTGTATGTGCACCATGCAGACTGGCACTCAGATGACAAAACTGAAGGGGAAGAAGAAAGGACTGGTCCGATTCTTTTACCTGGACGAACACAAGTCCTGCATCCGGTGGCGGCCCTCCAGGAAACATGACAAGGCCAAAA TAACTATCGATTCTATCCATGAAGTCTGCGAGGGAAAAAAGTCAGAGATCTTTAGGCGGTACGCAGACAACCGCTTCGACCCAAACTACTGCTTCAGTATTTACTACGGGGAGCGAGTCAAGTCCCTGGACCTGGTCTCCACCAACGCAGAGGAGGCCCGCACCTGGATCACTGGGCTAAAATACCTCATGGCTGGCATCAGTGATGAGGACAGTCTGGCCCGGAGGCAGCGCACCCGTGATCA ATGGTTACAGCAGACTTTCTCTGAGGCCGACAAAAATGGAGATGGCACCTTGAGCATTGGAGAGGTTCACCATCTGCTTCACAAACTCAATGTGAATTTACCCAAGCAGAAAGTCAGGCAGATGTTTCAA GAAGCAGACACAGACGACAACCAGGGCTCTCTGGGCTTTGAAGAATTTTGTTCGTTCTACAAGATAATTTCCACACGCAGAGACCTCTACTTGATAATGATCTCCTACAGCAATCAGAAagaagtcctggatcttcacgaCCTTGCACACTTTCTTGAAAACGAACAGAAG ATGCGAGGTTTGGTCAAAGAGTATTTAGTCGACATAGTGACCAAGTTTGAGCCATGTCCTGAGAACCTGCAGCGTATGGTTCTGGGTATTGATG GTTTTACCAACTACTTAAGGAGCCCTGCAGGTGATATCTTCAACCCCGAGCACAATCAGGTGAACCAGGACATGACGCAGCCTCTGAATAACTACTTTATTGCCACCTCACACAACACCTACCTGACAGGAGACCAGCTGCTCTCTCAGTCTCGAGTGGAAATGTATGCCTATGTTCTCCAGGCTGGCTGTCGCTGTGTTGAGG TGGACTGCTGGGACGGGCCTGACGGGGAGCCCATTATTCATCACGGCTACACCTTGACATCCAAAATTCTCTTTAAAGATGTCATtgagacaataaataaatatgccttcACAAAATCACC ATACCCGGTGATTTTGTCCATAGAGAACCACTGCACTGTGCCTCAGCAGAAAAAGATGGCTGAGTATCTGAGAGAGGTGCTGCAGGACAAACTGGATCTGTCCAGTGTCAACGTAAATGAATGCAAGAAGCTGCCTTCCCCTGAGATCCTGAAAGGGAAAGTTTTAGTTAAG GGAAAAAAGCTGCCAGCAAACCTTGATCCTGATGCAGAGGAGGGTGATGTGTCTGATGAAGACACTggtgatgaggaagaggaggaagaagccgatgatgatgatgatgatatcaCACAG GAGGGGAATATTGTTACCTCTACCAATAAAACCAAAAAGAAGAGCCGATTTGGCAGATCGATCATAAGGAGCTTCAAACGAAAG aggaaaaagagaatccGAGTGAAAAATAAGACAATGTCTGATGGCGAGTCAGACCATAGCAAGGAGAGGACACAAATTGTTTACCATCCCAA GAAGAGGAAAACGATGAGGTTGTCCCGAGCTCTGTCTGACCTGGTCAAGTACACAAAATCTGTCCGTGTGCATGACATAGAAACACAAG CATTTGTGAACAGTTGGCAGGTATCATCCCTTAACGAGACTGTTATGAACCAGATCTTACAGCTGAAGCCGGGGGAATTGGTCCGTTTCAACCAACGCCAACTTCTAAGAGTCTACCCGTCCAACTACAGAGTGGACTCGAGCAACTTCAACCCACAACCCTACTGGAACGCAGGATGCCATATGG TTGCAATGAATTATCAAACAGAGGGCCGTATGCTAGAACTTAACCGAGCCAAGTTTTCAACCAATGGAAACTGTGGATATATTCTGAGGCCTAAGTGCATGTGTAAAG CTGCCTTTAACCCCATGTTAGAGGATCCTCTACCAGGACACAGAAAGACTCAGCTGGTGCTGAAGATCATCAGTGGACAACAGCTTCCCAAACCTAAAGACTCCATGTTTGGGGACAGAGGAGAG ATTATCGATCCTTTTGTTGAGGTTGAGATAATCGGCCTTAATGTTGATTATTCCAAGCAGCAGACCAGGGTGGTGGATGATAATG GTTTCAACCCAATGTGGGAGGAGACTCTCGTCTTTAACATTCTAATGCCTCAGATTGCCCTGGTGCGTTTCCAAGTGTGGGATCATGATCCTATTGGACGAGATTTCATTGGACAGAGGACTGTTGCTTTCAGAAGTATGATGCCAG GTTATCGGCATGTGTACCTGGAGGGGATGGCAGAATCATCCATCTTTGTTCATGTTGCTATCAATGATACAACAGGAAAG ATCAAACCCACAAATGCGGTGCAGGCAGCCAGAAAAcacatccaaaaagcagcccaGAAGCATATGAAGGGTCCTCAAAGGCAGACTTCACTAGACTTCTCTGTCCAGTCCTCAGAAGACGGACGAGCACTGTACTTCCGCAAGGATCTGGATACTATTTCTCAGGACAGCAGGAATGGAGAAATGTTTCCTCTGGTACATGGGCCAGCAGCAGCCAAGGATGCTATCCACAAAGGAGCCATGAGTGAACCAGTGAGGCGAGCTCACAGAGTTAAAATTCATGAACCACCAGAGACAAGGAGAGGGATCTTCAGTCGGATGTCCTCCACTGACTCCCACCACAGGGGTACTGCTCCCTGTGCCAGAGCAGATAGCTTTGATCTTGAGACCTCACCCCAGGCTTCTTGTCCTGATGGTCTTGCTCCTGACAGTCAAAATCCAATTCCAGAAGAGTTGGAGAATGAAACTGATGAATCACCAGAGTCAACCTGTGCTGGGCAGGAGAAGGTTCAGATGTCTGAACCACAGCAACCTGAAGAATCTGAGGAATTACCAACAGAACCAGAGCCAGACAAAGTAATTGCCATTGAACCTGAGCAACCAACACAAACTCAAAGTCTGACTGATTCAGTCCCTCATCCTTGGTTTCAGCCCGTGCCACAGTATCCGCTGCAGCATGAAGCCCTATCCTCTTCACTTATCTCTCCACCGTCTCCTGCCAGGGTAAGACGGACCTTAGAGGCTTCAGCGACACCCCGACCATCCACCCCAATACGAACAAAGGCCCGCTCACGCAGTTGCCCTCGAAAACCAACTACCTCTCCCCAGACGCCGATGGTGAACCGCAAGCCTGCTTTCAACTGGCAGACACAGCAAGCACAAAAATACAACAGCTACAGCAGCCAGGCGAGGCCTATCCCCAACGGCCTCTGCCTGTCTGACAGAACATCCAGCAGCAGTGACGGCAGCACTGACAGCCTGGAGTTTGTGCCCTCCTGTGTGCCATCTGGAGCAGAGCAACGTGAGGGCACGCTGCAGAGGGAGATGAAGGCCCTTTTTGACCAGAGGATGAGAGAGATCCACTGTAAATCGCCGCTTTTTCTAAATG attaG
- the grik6 gene encoding glutamate receptor U1, translating into MQIRIIRMLFGSFVLSVGVFLNIGVCTAVQSEMRITTIKQEPYAMSKGAQLEGFCMDLLSEVAKKLGFNYKVQLVKDASYGRQDENGNWNGMIGEVVRGEADLAIAPLTLTAAREKVVGMTKPFMQTGISILLRKDISEGTGFFEFLSPFTAETWVGILIAYLGTAACIFVVARLSPCEWSQTQSEQNRFSLLHSLWYTAGALTLQGAGPHPKALSGRVICCSWWLFTIVLLACYFSNLSSSKTSDSTHLTVKGFEDLANQDTIEYGCLAGSSTLAFFKNSNNPVYRRIYEHMERTKSFVSSMDEGVQRAKEGNFAFIGESVSLDLAVARHCELVRAHEVIGMRGYSIAASLGSPIIKNLSVAILQLSEAGELAYLRSKWWASSCVADKAKSSAVHQHSLKGMFLVLSLGLGLGALLAVLELTSKSRRRAAEQKKSCCTVLTEELSLRLRTSNANKPQENVDKDKEKA; encoded by the exons ATGCAAATCAGGATAATCAGGATGCTGTTTGGCTCTTTTGTATTGTCTGTTGGAGTTTTCCTGAACATTGGAGTGTGCACTGCAG TGCAATCAGAGATGAGAATCACAACAATAAAG caaGAACCATATGCAATGTCCAAAGGTGCACAACTGGAAGGCTTTTGCATGGACCTGCTGTCTGAAGTAGCCAAGAAACTGGGCTTCAATTACAAAGTGCAGCTGGTGAAAGATGCTTCATACGGCAGACAGGATGAGAACGGGAACTGGAATGGGATGATTGGAGAGGTGGTGAGAGGG GAGGCCGACCTTGCGATTGCTCCGCTGACTCTCACTGCAGCTCGGGAGAAAGTGGTGGGGATGACCAAACCATTCATGCAGACAGGAATCAGCATCCTGCTGAGGAAGGACATCTCAGAGGGAACAGGCTTCTTTGAATTCCTTTCCCCCTTTACAGCCGAGACCTGGGTCGGCATACTCATTGCCTATCTGGGGACGGCTGCATGCATCTTTGTAGTTGCCAG ACTCAGCCCATGTGAGTGGAGTCAGACCCAGAGTGAGCAGAACAGATTCAGCCTCCTCCACAGTCTGTGGTACACAGCTGGAGCTCTAACTCTACAAG GTGCTGGCCCACACCCCAAAGCTCTTTCAGGACGTGTCATCTGCTGCAGCTGGTGGTTATTTACCATCGTCCTCCTAGCTTGTTATTTCTCCAACCTCAGCTCCTCTAAGACCTCCGACTCCACTCACCTGACAGTGAAAGGGTTTGAGGACTTAGCCAATCAGGACACGATTGAGTACGGCTGCTTGGCTGGCTCATCCACCCTTGCCTTCTTTAAG AATTCAAACAATCCAGTGTACCGCAGGATCTATGAACACATGGAGAGAACTAAGAGTTTTGTGTCATCTATGGACGAAGGGGTCCAGCGTGCAAAAGAGGGAAACTTTGCCTTCATTGGAGAGTCTGTTTCTTTGGACTTGGCAGTAGCACGCCATTGTGAGCTCGTCAGAGCACATGAAGTCATTGGAATGAGGGGATACAGCATTGCTGCCAGCCTTG GTTCACCCATCATAAAGAACCTCAGCGTGGCAATCCTACAGCTGAGCGAGGCAGGGGAGCTGGCTTACCTGCGAAGCAAGTGGTGGGCCAGCAGCTGCGTAGCAGACAAGGCCAAGTCTTCAGCTGTGCATCAGCACAGCCTCAAGGGGATGTTTCTGGTTCTTTCCCTTGGCCTGGGGCTGGGAGCACTGCTGGCTGTCCTGGAGCTCACCTCCAAAAGCCGCAGAAGAGCAGCTGAGCAGAAG AAATCCTGTTGCACTGTGCTGACTGAGGAACTGAGTCTGCGCTTGAGGACCAGCAATGCAAACAAACCCCAAGAAAATGTAGacaaagataaagaaaaagcaTAG